From Planctomycetota bacterium:
ATGTCCGTTACAGCACGACCGTTTCGCGGTTCGAGGGCGACGGATCGCTGCAACGCGTGGTCACCAGCGGCCCCAGCGGCGAGCAGGCGCTCGAAGTGCCCGGTGTCTTCCTATTCATCGGACTGAAGCCGAACACCCAGTGGCTGCCCGACACGATCGACCGCGACGAAGCAGGATTCGTGGCCACGAATGGCAGCATGCAGACCAACCTTCTTGGCATCTTCGCCGCCGGCGACGTCCGCGCGGGGAGCACAAAGCAGGCGGCAAGCTCCGCTGGCGAGGGAGCCGCCGCCGCTCTCATGATCCGAGACTTCTTGAATCAGCGACCGGATCTTGCGGCTCACCCTGTGTAGCGGTCTTATTCATCTGCCAGAGTAACGAGCGATCGCCCGGCCGCACCTCAGCCCACTTCCCCGAAGAGAGATGCGCCTGTAGCAGCAGCCAAGGGCACCGCGATAAGCGCCTATCTAGTCGGCCTCGACATCGCGGCGTGTCAGGACGCGTGACCGCGATTCTGGCCGCGATACTGGCTGCGAGGCCCCAACGTCAACGCACATCGCGTGCCGCAGCGCCGGTTCTCAAGCAACGCCCGGCAGGAGCCGACATATACTTCTGTCCGTGAACCATCGTCCGCTCGCCATTTTACTCACCGCGATCATCGCCTTGCATGCCCTCGCCGGCGGCGGTGGCGGCACGGCTGTGGTGTGCCTTGGCGGGGGTCATGAGCACGCTCCCGCGGAGTCCGATCACTGTGAGTCCGAGTGCGGGCACCACAGTTCGTGGCCGCTGCCCGTCCCCGCGGGTGAGCACGAGCACGACTGCGATTGCACGGATATCGAGCTCGCCGTTGCGGAACTGCTCAGCTTGCCGCGCGGCGACAACGCGGGCGACGCGGCCCCGGTTGCAGTGCCGACCCAAGCTTGGGGTGTTGTGCTCGTCGAGGCAGGTCTCGGCCAGCGCAGGCCACCGCGACCGCCGCCTTGGTTTGACCCCGGCAGAGCCCATCGGCTTGCGATCGTTGCGAGCGTTCGTCTGACCATCTGATCCTGTCTGTTGCTTCGCGCGTACCGCGCCGACGCTGTCGGCTGCGGCTGGTGTCGCTTTGGACCCGAACAGGATTCAGGACCCATGAACAACTTGAAACGCCCGCTGTCCCTAAGGGCAGGATGGCCGGGGCTCGGCTCGGCGGCGGTGCTGTGTGCGCTGGTCGGCTGCCAGTCCTACGAACGAGCACCGCTGAACCTTGCCGAGCATCGGTCCGCGTTCAGCTTGCGGCTCGACAACACCGAAGCCATTGAACGCTTTGCCGAACGACTCGCCGAGGCGGATGAAGCGGTCGTCGAGCATTTCGACCCTACCGACGGACTCACGCAGGCCGAGGGCGAAGTCCTCGCGCTGTTCTACAACGCGGACCTCCGGATCGCTCGGCTCGATGCGGGCGTTGCACTCGCGACCTTCGAGACAGCAGGGCTGTGGGAAGACCCCGAGTTCGGCTTCGACGGTGCTGAGATCCTCTCGCCGGCCGGGCCGTTCGAGTACGGCCTCACCCTGAGTCTGACGATCCCGGTCTCGGGACGGCTCGGTGTGGAGAAGGACCGGGCCGGGGCGGCGTATGAGGCCGAGCTGCGGCGGATTGTCGACGCCGAGTGGCGCACGCGGGCCCAAGTCAGGTCGGCATGGGCCGCGTGGTCGGCTGCCTCCGAACGCTTAGGTCTGCTTCGCGAAGTCGTCGGGCAAGTCGAACGCGTCGCGTCGATCACCGACCGCCTCGAATCCGCCGGTGAGCTGACACGCGTCGAAGCTCGCCTGCTGCGCGTCGAGCTCGTCGAGACCCGTGCCAACATTGCCCAGGCCAAGCTCGATGAAGCGTCCACGAGGATCAGGCTGCTCGGGCTCCTCGGGCTTTCGCCCGACTCCTCCGTCGAGTTGGTCCCTAGGTTCAGCGGCGTACGAGATGGCGATATTGAGACGAGCGTTGATCGGTTGATCGAGGCGAACACACTGCTCGCGGTCCGCCGCGCCGAGTACCAGGTCGCTGAGGAATCGCTCCGGCTCGAAATCCGCAAGCAGTACCCCGACATCACGCTCGGCACCGGGTTCGGGAGCGAGGACGGCGACGACCGTCTGCTGCTGG
This genomic window contains:
- a CDS encoding TolC family protein; this encodes MNNLKRPLSLRAGWPGLGSAAVLCALVGCQSYERAPLNLAEHRSAFSLRLDNTEAIERFAERLAEADEAVVEHFDPTDGLTQAEGEVLALFYNADLRIARLDAGVALATFETAGLWEDPEFGFDGAEILSPAGPFEYGLTLSLTIPVSGRLGVEKDRAGAAYEAELRRIVDAEWRTRAQVRSAWAAWSAASERLGLLREVVGQVERVASITDRLESAGELTRVEARLLRVELVETRANIAQAKLDEASTRIRLLGLLGLSPDSSVELVPRFSGVRDGDIETSVDRLIEANTLLAVRRAEYQVAEESLRLEIRKQYPDITLGTGFGSEDGDDRLLLGLSIPIPVLNANRAGIAQARAKRDVARVAAETTFERLTQELALAKASFDAARTQREAFERDLVPMLDEQSSEVERLADLGEVNTLILLETVTRRFEAKSRLLDLRLAELRAAIEITRLLGPDEPVSPAPIDAQADSIPQNTTDSSAADDAPAEPRHENEASR